In a single window of the Gadus macrocephalus chromosome 6, ASM3116895v1 genome:
- the LOC132458746 gene encoding serum amyloid P-component-like — MKRLLTVVLLTVCAAAPEDLTGKMFSFPQETKTDHVKLITPREEFKAITVCLRSFTDLSRNHGLFSLATPAFANAFLIFKKSASDQIEMNIRNKGISFFGQEYKLNTWQSVCTSWDGANGLVQVWIDGKPSARRYCSDGTITGHAVIMLGQEQDSHGGGFDPQQTFVGMTTDVHMWDFVLSPCEIQRFVDDLNFSPGNVINWRALEYQIVGKIIVENKQGACSCLIKKKVSNMFGQSCQA, encoded by the exons ATGAAGCGTCTACTCACAGTGGTGCTGCTGACCGTGTGTGCTGCGGCACCTGAAG ATCTCACCGGAAAAATGTTCAGCTTTCCACAGGAGACTAAAACGGACCATGTAAAGCTGATCACACCAAGAGAAGAATTCAAAGCCATTACTGTCTGTCTCAG GTCCTTCACAGACCTCAGCAGAAACCACGGCCTGTTCTCTCTGGCAACTCCTGCCTTCGCCAATGCCTTCCTGATCTTTAAGAAGAGTGCCTCAGACCAGATAGAGATGAACATCAGGAATAAAGGCATAAGCTTCTTCGGACAGGAATACAAGCTGAACACCTGGCAGTCTGTCTGTACGTCCTGGGATGGAGCTAATGGCCTGGTACAGGTTTGGATCGATGGAAAGCCTAGTGCCAGACGATACTGTTCTGATGGAACCATAACGGGACACGCTGTGATCATGTTAGGACAG GAGCAGGATTCCCATGGCGGCGGATTTGACCCTCAGCAGACCTTCGTCGGCATGACAACGGACGTCCATATGTGGGACTTtgtcctctctccctgtgaGATCCAGCGCTTTGTGGATGACCTTAACTTCTCCCCAGGCAATGTGATTAACTGGAGAGCCCTTGAGTACCAGATTGTAGGGAAAATAATTGTGGAAAACAAACAGGGCGCGTGTTCATGTCTAATTAAAAAGAAGGTGTCGAATATGTTTGGTCAGTCCTGTCAGGCTTGA